A genomic region of Pseudomonas frederiksbergensis contains the following coding sequences:
- the bla gene encoding class A beta-lactamase, translated as MKYSPSRRSLLKAGLTLPLITLVCPAWANASSANKPLAELYNKLAELESSAKGRLGVALINTANGHEIQYRGGERFPFCSTFKLMLAAAVLHKSMAESGLLEKHIAYGEADLLSYAPIAKQNLKQGMSIAQLCAATLQYSDNTAANLLIKVLGGVAAVNQFAKSLGDPAFRLDRWEPELNTAIPDDLRDTTTPAAMAASVQKVVLGAALATAQREQLATWLKGNTTGDASIRAGTPAGWVVGDKTGSGDYGTTNDVAVLWPQTGAPVVLAVYFTQHQKDAEARRDVLAAATRLVMSHVS; from the coding sequence ATGAAGTATTCACCCTCGCGACGTTCATTGTTGAAGGCAGGTCTGACACTGCCGTTGATCACGCTGGTATGCCCAGCCTGGGCTAACGCTTCATCTGCGAACAAACCACTGGCCGAGTTGTACAACAAACTTGCCGAGTTGGAGAGCAGTGCAAAAGGTCGATTGGGCGTTGCTTTGATCAACACTGCCAATGGCCACGAGATTCAGTATCGGGGCGGGGAGCGTTTTCCGTTCTGCAGCACCTTCAAGTTGATGCTGGCCGCCGCGGTGTTGCACAAAAGCATGGCTGAGTCGGGGTTGCTGGAGAAGCATATTGCCTATGGTGAAGCCGACTTGTTGTCTTACGCCCCCATCGCCAAACAGAACCTGAAACAGGGTATGAGCATCGCGCAGTTGTGCGCCGCCACGTTGCAATACAGCGATAACACCGCTGCCAACTTGCTGATCAAGGTGTTGGGTGGTGTGGCAGCGGTTAATCAGTTTGCCAAGAGCCTGGGTGATCCGGCGTTCCGGCTTGATCGCTGGGAGCCGGAGTTGAATACGGCCATTCCTGATGATCTCCGTGACACCACGACACCGGCAGCAATGGCCGCCAGTGTGCAGAAAGTGGTGCTGGGTGCTGCGTTGGCAACGGCGCAACGCGAGCAGTTGGCGACCTGGCTCAAGGGCAATACCACTGGCGATGCGAGCATTCGGGCCGGTACGCCAGCGGGTTGGGTGGTGGGTGACAAAACCGGTAGCGGCGACTACGGCACCACGAATGATGTGGCGGTACTTTGGCCACAGACGGGTGCGCCTGTCGTGCTTGCGGTTTACTTCACGCAACATCAAAAAGACGCCGAAGCGCGTCGTGATGTGCTGGCGGCTGCCACTCGTTTGGTGATGTCGCACGTGTCCTGA